CCCCCACATATGAGGGTATCCAAATTGAAACCAATCCTTCCTGGCAGTCGATTCCAGGCCGTTTCCATCACCCCATAGGCATCGTTCGAGGATGAACTCGCAACCCTTGTGAAGCGATGAAGCGATCTCGTTGGACCTCTCCTCTGACGATACTAATGCTAAGGCCTTGACCGCTTTCACCGCCCCGGAACGGCAATCGCGAGGGCGCCAGCATCTATCATATCGATATGGCCATTCCTTGCCCGGTGGGGCTTGTGCTTCGAATCGCTGATATCTCGATATCCAGGATATACCCTTCTTGACCCGTTCGTCATTCATATATCCAAGCCTGCTCAAGGCGTATACCATGTTGGCCGTGAGGCAGGGCAGGATCCCATTCGATGTCCCTCCCTTTTCCAGATCCCCTCGGCAGGAGAATGCTCCGCTATCCCGGTGCTGGGACGCCTGAAGTATATATTCGCAGGCCTTCCGCACTCTCTCATCTCCAGGGTCCGCCCTCAGCTCTGCCAATAGGATCAGGTTCCACACGGTCCCTTTGTATTTTTCCTGATAGAAACGGTCAATACCTCCCCAATGGCCTTCCGGCATCTGTTTCTCCAGAATTCTTGGGACGGGGCCAGTGGACATTATCGTTTCCCCGGCCTCGATGACCTCCCCGTCCGTATCTGCCTTACCGAGCAGCTCGGTCATGGTGAGGTAACGGGCCGATGGATTTTCAGCGTCCATGAGCCAAGCAATTATTTCTTCATCAAGCGAACGACCCATTTCCAAACCCGATCAGAGATGGTCGAAAGGGATATTTTGTTCTATACTAAAAATAATAAAAAGGAAAATGTTTGGTAAGGAGTTCTATCTTAGCCGTTGATCCAGTAATCCACTGTCGCACTGTTGGCGTCGATCCACGTCTGTGCGGCTACGACTTCGTCAGTACCGCTCTGAATGTCGGCCATTATGGATTGGATATCATCCTGGGTCCAGCTGAACCTTTCAAGAATGGCGTATGCTTCCGGGTTATCCGTTTGGAATCCCTCACGGGCCAAGGAGTGTACGAATTCTTCACCGCCGAAGACACCTAAGGGGTCAGTCAGATACTTGAGATCCCATTCCGCGAAGGCCCAGTGGGGCGACCAAAGTGTCACAACGATGTATTCGCTATCCTCATAAGCGGCGCTCAGTTCTGCCAACATACCAGCGCTGCTGCTGGCTAATAGATCGTATCCCTCTAGTTCATACTCATCTATGGCATCCTGGGTGTTGGTCATCATTCCCGCGCCGGGGTCGATACCGACTATCCGGGAATCGAATTCGGTGGTAAAGTTAGCTAGATCGTATAAGCTGTTCACATCGGTCAGATAGGTAGGGACTAACAGTCCTATCCTGCAACCGTCTAGGTTGACACCGACATCCACTATGTCATCACCATAGGCGTCCCAATAGTTAGCCTGGGTTGCAGGTAACCATGCCGACACGCTGATGTCTAGTTCTCCGCTAGCCAAGGATTGATACATGATCCCAGCGTCAGTGTTGATCATTTCCACATCATACCCTGCTTCTTCCAGGACCAAGGTCATGACAT
The sequence above is a segment of the Methanomassiliicoccales archaeon genome. Coding sequences within it:
- a CDS encoding glycine betaine ABC transporter substrate-binding protein → MEAKQKKMLIGVIAIVAILIIAAVAVLAMTPADEEKQSIKFGYVLWDGEIASTNVMTLVLEEAGYDVEMINTDAGIMYQSLASGELDISVSAWLPATQANYWDAYGDDIVDVGVNLDGCRIGLLVPTYLTDVNSLYDLANFTTEFDSRIVGIDPGAGMMTNTQDAIDEYELEGYDLLASSSAGMLAELSAAYEDSEYIVVTLWSPHWAFAEWDLKYLTDPLGVFGGEEFVHSLAREGFQTDNPEAYAILERFSWTQDDIQSIMADIQSGTDEVVAAQTWIDANSATVDYWING